GGCACCGTGCTGGTGATGAGCCAGGATGGCAAGGGGATCGCGCTACGTCATGAGGATCTGCGCGAGGCCACACGCAAAGCGGCACAGCAGGAGCACCATACGCTGTGTACGCGTCTGAGCACGGGGGAGAAACGCAACCGCAAGCGCATGGCGACGGTAGCCACGGTCTATGATGTGGCGCCCCACGTTCGCTCAGCGGTGGACGTGATAGGGAGACAGGGGGAGGACGGTAAGCCTTCACGCAAGGACGCGCCGAAGGCGCAGAACAAGCGAGTATGGGCCTCGATCGAAGCAGACATGGAGCGGGTCACGGAGCAAATTGTGGAGGAATCCCTGCGCCGGGATCCGAAACGCGAGCGGCCTTGGGTGATGCTGGTTGACGGGCACAAGGACCAAATCAAGGTAATCAAGCGGGTGTTCAAGCGACACGCCATTAAGGTCCCGCTGATCCTGGACTTCATCCATGTCCTGGAATACCTGTGGCGCGCGACCTGGTGCTTCTTTGACAGCAAAGATAAGGAGCAGGCGCAGGCGGCCGAGCACTGGGTGTTGGAGAAGGCGCAAGCCATCCTTGAAGGACGTTCCGGCCCAGTGGCGGCCGGGATAAGGATCAAGGCCAAGCGCTGCGCGCTGTCAGCGAAGAAGCAAGAGGTCATCGCGACAGTGGCGAATTACTTGACCAACCATACTGCGATGTTGCGTTACGACCAGTTCATGCAACAGGGTTACCCGATAGCAACCGGCGTGATCGAAGGCGCGTGCCGCCATCTGATTGCTGATCGGTTCGAAATAACGGGGGCGCGTTGGTCGCTAAAAACCGCGGAGGGCATCCTTCGGCTTCGTGCGATCCGCGCCAGTGGCGACTGGGATAGGTATCAGGCATTCCACAAGAAGCAGGAGTGGAAAAGAAACCACCTTCAGCGCTTCCACGGGCCGGAAACACAAGCCATGGTTTGGGCGGAATGAGTCGTTCTAAAAGAGCCGCACCCAAAGGCTTCAGCAACTTCCTTCCAGCTCAGGCGCTTGGCCCAGCTCGCCAGAAACCAGGCATAGGCCTCGGTCAGGCGATGTTTGCCTTCGGCCCAAGGCATCCGCTCCACCACGATGCCACAGCTTGGACAGTCGACGCGGCGTGGCGCATAGAGAAAAAACACCTTGATACCCCACACCGGAATAAACTCAAATCTTCGAACCGGCAGTGTGTCGTAACCCGGCCTGCGCCGGCCGCACCTCGAGCACTCCGGCCGCCCATTACCGCGAGGGTGGAGTTCGGCCTCGATTGTCGGCACCTCCGTGCCATCTACCCAGCGGATGGCGCCGTACACAAAAGATTTGAATTTCTGGACTCGATTAAGGATAGTCTTGACTTGCATCCTCGCTCCTTTTTTCTGATTGACGGTTGGTCGTACTTCCATCATCTCAGAGTTAGGGAGCAGGATGCGCTTCCCCTAATAAAATCTAAATTTGCATCCCTGGAGTGCTAGTTATCTACGTTTTTACCCACAAATTTTCCTGAAGAGCCGAATATCATTGCACCGTGCACAGCGAGCTCGGCGAGACACCGCTCGATCGCTTACTCGCCGGCCCCAACGTCGCGCGCGAGTGCCCCGGCAGCGACGACTTGCGCGCCGCCTTCCGCCTCGAGGTCAAGCGCAAGCAACGCCGCTCTGACGGCACCGTCAGTCTCGACGGCCAGCGCTTCGAGCTGCCGTCGCGCTATCGTCATCTGAGCGAGGTGCATCTGCGCTATGCCCGCTGGGACTTGAGCCGCGTCGACCTGGTCGATGCGCGCACGGGCACCATCCTCTGCCCGGTGCGCCCGCTCGATAAAGCGGCCAACGCCGACGCCCTGCGCCGGCGCATCGAGCCGACCCACCCAGCGCCGAGCGCCGCGACCAACACCGGCATCGCACCGCTGATGAAAAAAATGATCGCCGACTACGCCGCCACCGGCCTGCCGCCGGCCTATTTACCCACCAACGAGAAGGATTGACCCCGCATGAACCAGAAACTCCTGGCGCTCTATGGCCTCAAATGGAACCCCTTTACCCCCGACGTGCCGACCGAAGCGCTCTATGTGCCGCCCCAGATCGAGAACTTCTGCTGGCGTATCGAGCAGGCGCACCTGCGCGAGGGCGGCTTCG
The Gammaproteobacteria bacterium DNA segment above includes these coding regions:
- a CDS encoding ISKra4 family transposase; this translates as MQKAYTKVEPTTFDEFTATRDQLERVISRLRSPEASNQRHDELESMIHQEGQELCRLLYQAGLDVRSNEEVKREAVTGHDNVVRTYYREGCERQIESMFGEVIYRRKGYSHPQGECLFPLDEALNMPKRKYTYGLRACISLAVCQNAFDASLEGLSTLIEGKIPKRQAQELVSEVSTDFEAFYAQRAITPVQLPGTVLVMSQDGKGIALRHEDLREATRKAAQQEHHTLCTRLSTGEKRNRKRMATVATVYDVAPHVRSAVDVIGRQGEDGKPSRKDAPKAQNKRVWASIEADMERVTEQIVEESLRRDPKRERPWVMLVDGHKDQIKVIKRVFKRHAIKVPLILDFIHVLEYLWRATWCFFDSKDKEQAQAAEHWVLEKAQAILEGRSGPVAAGIRIKAKRCALSAKKQEVIATVANYLTNHTAMLRYDQFMQQGYPIATGVIEGACRHLIADRFEITGARWSLKTAEGILRLRAIRASGDWDRYQAFHKKQEWKRNHLQRFHGPETQAMVWAE